From Algoriphagus sp. NG3, the proteins below share one genomic window:
- a CDS encoding ABC transporter permease, which yields MNKLRPSPPKLFLRFFQWFCHPRMLDYIEGDLIEVYERNFKELGKRKADRKFILDVLLLFRPGIIRPIQARQNVTPVGMYKNYFKIGWRTLLRNKQYSLLNIAGLAFSLTVCILIFGVIKLHLSFEDFHPRQDRIYRIVTELQSNTTSHSSGVPTPLPGLLRENESFAEQVIRSYAASNVFITVNGISGQQHYKEPEGVVFAEGDFFDVFNFPMKSGDANSALTHPNSALLTEKLAKKYFGDENPIGKSFLLDGKYELTVRGVLKDIPSNTDFNSGIYVSFSSFKSYMPWLADEGFWMGISSGMQCYIVLQPHLSPAEAEEALSHYTEKYPISADTKAYYSLQPLSDIHYNKVYGGTMDKSLLWILAAIGFFLLLTACVNFVNLATARALHRSKEVGVRKVMGGLRSQLFWQFIFETALISFGGILIALTSAYLLIPVANERFGMEIGMELYLGREFLLFLIGLFISITLLAGCYPAIVMGSFTPISALKGKTTLQQFGGFNTRRSLIVVQFVIAQVMVISAVVIMGQMRYAINSDLGFDKEAIVMVKMGNDSLQLKKVLKNELMRIPGVEQVSLCNDAPAAQSGWLTNITLGKDTNEFDFLTNMKMVDEDYLSTFGLRLVSGRNLIQSDTVREILVNEALLYKLGITSSEEALGTVIKANGGNMTGTVVGIVRNFHGKSFHEQINPTILASALKYYESYAIKINLQDSKSTMDQIETVWKENYTGKPFEYEYLDDRIARFYKTEGTMLTAVQLFSGIAIFIGSMGLYGLISFMVVQKTKEVGIRKVMGSSSYQIVWIFGKEFARLIVLAFLLAAPLGWYLMKNWLQNFEFKIEQGIGIYVLTLGFSFLIAALTIAFQTIRAARANPAISLRTE from the coding sequence ATGAACAAGCTCAGACCCTCACCACCCAAATTATTCCTTAGGTTTTTTCAATGGTTCTGCCACCCCAGAATGCTGGACTATATCGAAGGAGATCTTATTGAAGTCTATGAAAGAAACTTCAAAGAGCTGGGAAAACGAAAAGCTGATCGGAAATTCATTCTTGATGTGCTCTTGCTTTTTCGTCCTGGAATCATTCGGCCCATTCAAGCTAGACAAAACGTAACCCCTGTAGGCATGTATAAAAATTACTTTAAAATCGGTTGGAGAACACTGCTCCGCAACAAACAGTATAGTCTGCTCAATATTGCCGGACTTGCTTTTAGCCTTACGGTATGCATTCTGATTTTCGGGGTGATCAAACTCCACCTCTCCTTTGAGGATTTTCATCCCCGCCAAGACAGGATCTATCGTATCGTCACGGAACTGCAAAGCAATACAACTTCGCATTCCAGCGGCGTACCCACACCATTGCCTGGACTTCTAAGGGAAAACGAATCTTTCGCTGAGCAAGTCATCCGCAGCTATGCCGCTTCCAATGTGTTCATCACTGTCAATGGAATTAGCGGGCAACAACATTACAAGGAACCTGAAGGGGTGGTTTTTGCTGAAGGGGATTTTTTCGATGTTTTTAATTTCCCAATGAAATCAGGTGATGCGAATTCCGCCTTGACTCATCCAAATTCCGCCCTATTGACCGAAAAGCTGGCGAAAAAGTACTTTGGGGATGAGAACCCCATCGGTAAATCATTTCTTTTAGATGGAAAATACGAATTAACAGTACGGGGTGTCCTTAAGGATATACCCAGCAATACCGATTTCAATTCCGGTATCTATGTGTCCTTCAGTAGTTTCAAATCCTATATGCCTTGGTTGGCAGATGAGGGATTCTGGATGGGAATTTCTTCCGGTATGCAGTGCTATATAGTCTTGCAGCCCCATCTTTCTCCGGCCGAAGCAGAGGAAGCACTTTCGCATTACACTGAAAAGTACCCTATAAGCGCTGATACGAAGGCTTATTATAGCCTTCAGCCTCTTTCCGACATCCATTACAATAAAGTATATGGAGGAACAATGGACAAATCCCTTCTTTGGATTTTGGCGGCGATTGGCTTCTTCCTGCTGCTCACAGCTTGTGTGAACTTTGTCAATTTGGCCACAGCCCGAGCCCTTCACCGAAGTAAAGAAGTCGGTGTGAGAAAAGTAATGGGAGGCCTGCGCAGCCAGTTGTTTTGGCAGTTTATTTTCGAGACCGCCCTGATCAGTTTTGGAGGTATTCTGATCGCGCTTACTTCCGCTTACCTGTTGATTCCGGTGGCCAATGAAAGGTTTGGAATGGAGATCGGTATGGAGTTGTATTTGGGCAGGGAATTTTTGCTGTTTTTGATCGGTCTGTTTATTTCAATCACACTATTGGCAGGCTGCTATCCGGCTATCGTCATGGGAAGTTTTACACCTATTTCCGCACTGAAAGGCAAAACTACACTGCAGCAGTTTGGAGGTTTCAATACCAGAAGGAGTCTGATTGTGGTGCAGTTTGTAATAGCCCAGGTCATGGTTATTTCTGCAGTGGTGATCATGGGACAAATGCGATATGCCATAAATTCCGATCTGGGTTTTGATAAGGAAGCTATTGTCATGGTGAAAATGGGAAACGATTCCCTACAGCTTAAAAAGGTACTTAAGAATGAACTGATGCGGATCCCAGGCGTGGAGCAGGTGTCTCTGTGCAATGACGCCCCGGCAGCCCAAAGTGGCTGGTTGACCAATATTACACTCGGCAAGGATACCAATGAATTCGATTTTCTCACAAATATGAAGATGGTGGATGAGGACTACCTTTCCACTTTTGGTCTCAGGTTGGTTTCCGGAAGAAACCTCATCCAATCAGATACTGTAAGGGAAATACTGGTCAATGAAGCCTTGCTATACAAACTCGGAATAACCTCATCTGAGGAGGCCTTAGGCACGGTAATCAAAGCAAATGGGGGAAATATGACAGGGACTGTGGTGGGCATAGTCAGGAATTTCCATGGAAAATCTTTTCATGAGCAGATCAATCCCACGATCCTGGCCTCGGCTTTGAAATATTATGAATCCTATGCGATCAAGATCAATCTACAGGATTCCAAAAGTACTATGGATCAGATAGAGACTGTGTGGAAAGAGAATTATACGGGCAAGCCATTCGAATACGAATACCTGGATGACCGTATCGCCCGTTTTTACAAAACCGAGGGAACCATGCTGACCGCTGTCCAGCTGTTTTCAGGAATAGCGATTTTCATAGGTTCCATGGGGCTCTATGGACTGATTTCATTTATGGTGGTGCAGAAGACTAAGGAAGTGGGGATCCGTAAGGTGATGGGAAGCAGCTCTTACCAGATTGTCTGGATATTCGGAAAGGAGTTTGCACGCTTGATCGTCCTGGCATTTTTACTGGCCGCGCCTCTGGGCTGGTACCTGATGAAAAACTGGCTGCAGAATTTTGAATTCAAAATCGAACAGGGGATAGGGATTTATGTGCTTACCCTGGGCTTCTCATTCCTGATTGCGGCACTCACGATCGCCTTTCAGACTATCCGGGCTGCCAGGGCTAATCCTGCCATAAGCCTCAGGACCGAATAG
- a CDS encoding PadR family transcriptional regulator: MKDYQLGEFEEIVILTVGILNNAAYSVAIKDEIQSRLNRTVSMGALHTALNRMEDKGYLKSFSGEATEERAGRPRRYFEITALGKRALQYSKDTRDGLWAAIPQSLWQANLTGIKL; this comes from the coding sequence ATGAAAGACTATCAGCTAGGGGAGTTTGAGGAAATCGTGATCCTTACCGTGGGGATATTAAATAATGCCGCCTACAGTGTGGCCATCAAGGATGAGATCCAGTCCCGGCTCAATAGAACGGTAAGCATGGGAGCACTGCATACGGCATTGAACAGGATGGAAGACAAGGGATACCTGAAGTCTTTTTCCGGGGAAGCCACTGAAGAGAGAGCCGGGCGTCCCCGAAGATATTTTGAGATCACCGCACTGGGTAAGAGAGCCCTCCAATACTCGAAAGATACCCGGGACGGGCTTTGGGCGGCTATCCCGCAAAGCCTGTGGCAAGCAAATCTTACAGGAATCAAACTATGA
- a CDS encoding DUF2339 domain-containing protein yields the protein MTEKNDQITNLSNRLDLLLKRQSEFLVEIELLREEIKKLNPEATTALPSKTSAKAPGSDMESEAQKSKTLRPFQPSAPIPETGSPKLRKKRSKSEIEKFIGENLINKIGIAITIFGVAIGAKYSIEHELISPLTRIILGYLMGVGLLGFGMKLKEKYENFSAVLVSGAIAIMYFMTYLAYDLYALIPQLAAFALMVIFTAFTVLAAIQYNKQVIAHIGLVGAYAVPMLLSDGSGNVAVLFSYIAIINVGILVLSFRKYWKNLYYAAFGLTWIIYLSWYVSSYEFSKHFTLAWGFLILFFVLFYATFLAYKLLRSEKFEPGDIILLLANSFIFFGLGYALLSSYETGEQLLGLFALCNAVVHFVISLLIYRKKLADSNLFYLVSGLVLVFITIAVPIQLDGNWVTLLWAGEAALLFWIGRAKHVPVYEKIAYPLMLLAFLSQLQDWAMLTYLYPQDIQPTPLLNVYFLSSVLFVAAFAFIIRLHRSKNHPSSLVSDGLILKLISIVIPGILLISIYNTFRVEIEMYYNQLYDASKLVIPNEGYEDLYWNYDLLKFKSIWLNNYSLLFVSVLAYINYKRIKNNLLGLVTFGLGLLAILLFLTASLYELSELRYTYLNQTLAEYYPGSTQNLWIRYISIVFVGMAIFACYRFRQMDYFKRNTQPVLDFMVHISVLWILSSELLHWMDIAGSSQSYKLGLSILWGSYSLLLISLGIWKKKSYLRIGAIALFGITLLKLFLYDISNANTISKTIVFVSLGVLLLIISFLYNKYKHIISDDSKG from the coding sequence ATGACAGAAAAAAATGATCAAATAACCAATCTCTCAAATAGGCTGGATCTGTTGCTGAAAAGACAATCAGAATTTTTAGTAGAGATAGAACTACTCCGGGAAGAAATCAAGAAATTGAATCCAGAAGCGACTACAGCTTTGCCAAGTAAAACCTCTGCCAAAGCCCCTGGCAGTGACATGGAATCTGAAGCACAGAAATCCAAAACCCTGCGTCCTTTCCAGCCCTCAGCACCTATTCCAGAGACAGGCTCTCCTAAGCTGAGGAAAAAGAGAAGCAAATCCGAAATCGAGAAATTCATCGGCGAGAATCTGATTAACAAAATAGGCATTGCCATTACTATTTTCGGAGTCGCCATAGGGGCCAAGTATTCTATTGAACATGAGCTGATCAGCCCCCTCACCCGGATAATTCTTGGATACCTGATGGGCGTGGGATTACTTGGATTTGGGATGAAGCTGAAAGAAAAATATGAAAACTTCAGCGCAGTGCTCGTCAGTGGGGCAATAGCAATAATGTACTTCATGACCTATCTGGCATATGATCTGTATGCGCTGATCCCACAGTTGGCAGCATTTGCCCTGATGGTAATCTTCACGGCATTCACGGTGCTGGCAGCCATCCAATACAACAAACAGGTAATCGCCCATATTGGCCTGGTAGGTGCCTATGCCGTCCCTATGCTGCTGAGTGATGGCAGCGGTAATGTAGCAGTACTGTTCAGCTATATAGCGATCATCAATGTAGGCATCCTGGTCTTGTCATTTAGGAAGTATTGGAAAAACCTCTATTATGCAGCCTTTGGACTGACTTGGATCATCTATTTATCTTGGTATGTTTCTTCCTATGAGTTTAGCAAGCACTTCACTTTAGCCTGGGGATTTCTCATTCTCTTTTTTGTGCTCTTCTATGCGACATTTTTGGCATACAAGCTTTTGCGCTCAGAGAAATTTGAGCCTGGTGACATCATTCTCCTCCTAGCCAATTCCTTCATCTTCTTTGGCTTGGGCTATGCATTGCTCTCCTCCTATGAGACAGGAGAGCAGCTGTTAGGGTTATTTGCGCTCTGCAATGCAGTGGTTCACTTTGTGATCAGTTTGCTGATCTACAGGAAAAAGCTTGCCGACAGCAATTTGTTCTATCTCGTGTCAGGACTTGTGCTTGTATTTATCACGATTGCCGTCCCTATCCAACTGGATGGCAACTGGGTCACCCTGCTATGGGCCGGAGAAGCTGCTTTGTTATTTTGGATCGGGCGAGCAAAGCATGTCCCGGTCTATGAGAAAATAGCTTACCCACTCATGCTCCTAGCCTTCCTAAGTCAGCTTCAAGACTGGGCCATGTTGACCTATTTGTATCCACAAGACATTCAACCTACGCCTTTACTGAATGTATATTTCCTATCCTCCGTCCTCTTTGTCGCTGCTTTTGCATTTATCATCCGACTTCACAGAAGTAAAAACCATCCTTCGTCCCTAGTCTCTGATGGTCTAATTCTGAAACTGATCTCCATCGTTATTCCCGGTATTTTATTGATCAGCATCTACAATACTTTCCGGGTAGAGATAGAAATGTATTATAATCAGCTATATGATGCTTCCAAGCTAGTGATACCCAATGAGGGTTATGAGGATTTGTATTGGAACTATGACTTGTTGAAATTCAAATCAATCTGGCTAAACAACTATAGCCTATTGTTTGTCTCGGTACTAGCCTATATTAATTACAAAAGGATCAAAAACAATTTATTGGGATTAGTCACTTTCGGTCTGGGGCTGCTTGCTATCCTGTTGTTTTTGACTGCCTCTCTCTATGAATTGAGTGAATTGCGCTATACCTATTTGAACCAGACTTTGGCAGAATACTATCCTGGCAGCACGCAAAACTTATGGATCAGGTACATCTCCATTGTTTTTGTGGGGATGGCAATTTTTGCCTGTTACAGGTTTAGGCAAATGGACTATTTCAAAAGAAACACCCAACCCGTACTTGATTTTATGGTACATATTTCTGTTCTGTGGATTCTCAGCAGTGAGCTTCTGCATTGGATGGATATAGCTGGATCATCCCAGTCCTATAAACTAGGCTTGAGTATCTTATGGGGATCCTATTCCCTCTTGCTGATTTCCTTAGGAATATGGAAGAAAAAATCTTACCTGCGCATTGGAGCAATTGCTTTATTTGGCATTACACTCCTGAAGCTTTTTCTGTATGATATCTCCAATGCAAATACAATCTCAAAAACCATCGTTTTCGTATCCTTGGGGGTTCTTTTATTGATTATTTCATTTCTCTACAACAAGTATAAGCATATAATCTCCGATGACTCTAAAGGCTAA
- a CDS encoding DUF3999 family protein: MSEYKYARELDGISDQWHQVVLPQEIFGKVQRELSDLRIYGITEGNDTIEAPYLLRLKTDQATATALPSKIINSVHGSGGYYFTFEVSSSEVVNLIKLAFGEDNFDWRVRLEGSHNQQEWFDILSDHRILSIKNELTDYQFTNLSFPSAKYRYFRMLIPSEKKPELLSAAIVNQSHVAGTFKQFPIQYRKSLNNTKNKFTEIELVLESPLPVSRLKINVADEFDYYRPVTISYLYDSVQTQQGWKRNYHTLSTETLNSLEENEFTFQSTTLQMLKITVQNQDNQPLNFRDFEVKGYEHDLVVRFTQPASYFLVYGDEKAVRPNYDIRQFADKIPGEPATLSVGAEKKISTEKALTTAPLFENKLVLWSIIFVIIGLLGCFTLSMMRKK; this comes from the coding sequence ATGAGTGAATACAAGTATGCCCGGGAATTGGACGGGATTTCTGATCAATGGCACCAGGTCGTCTTGCCCCAGGAGATCTTTGGCAAAGTGCAAAGAGAACTGTCAGATTTACGGATCTATGGAATCACGGAAGGCAATGATACGATTGAGGCGCCTTACCTACTCCGGCTGAAAACAGATCAGGCAACTGCTACAGCGCTACCCTCCAAAATCATCAACTCCGTGCATGGTTCAGGAGGTTATTATTTTACTTTCGAGGTGAGTTCTTCGGAAGTAGTCAACCTGATCAAATTAGCCTTTGGGGAGGATAACTTTGATTGGAGAGTACGGCTGGAGGGAAGCCATAATCAGCAGGAATGGTTCGATATCTTGAGTGACCACCGGATTCTATCCATCAAAAATGAGCTGACTGATTATCAATTTACTAACCTCTCCTTTCCGTCTGCCAAATACCGGTATTTCCGCATGCTGATTCCCAGTGAAAAAAAGCCTGAATTGCTAAGCGCTGCCATCGTAAATCAATCACATGTAGCAGGTACCTTTAAGCAATTCCCCATTCAATACAGGAAGTCTCTTAACAACACCAAGAATAAGTTTACCGAAATTGAGTTGGTATTAGAATCTCCCCTACCGGTAAGCCGGCTTAAAATCAATGTCGCAGATGAGTTTGATTATTACCGGCCTGTTACGATTTCCTACCTATATGACAGCGTGCAGACACAGCAAGGCTGGAAGCGCAACTACCACACACTAAGCACTGAAACCCTGAATTCATTGGAGGAAAATGAGTTCACTTTTCAGAGCACAACACTCCAGATGCTAAAAATCACCGTTCAAAATCAGGACAACCAACCCTTAAATTTCAGGGATTTTGAAGTTAAAGGATACGAGCATGATTTGGTAGTTAGATTTACCCAGCCGGCTTCTTATTTCCTGGTCTATGGAGATGAAAAAGCAGTGAGGCCCAATTACGATATCCGGCAATTTGCCGATAAAATCCCCGGAGAGCCGGCCACCTTATCTGTGGGTGCGGAGAAAAAAATCTCTACTGAAAAGGCCTTAACAACTGCTCCCTTATTTGAAAATAAGCTCGTGCTATGGTCTATTATATTTGTTATAATAGGTCTTCTGGGATGCTTTACACTAAGTATGATGAGAAAGAAGTAG
- a CDS encoding glycosyltransferase family 4 protein, translating to MAKQKILFLPKYPTLGASSRLRTYQFLPLWEQEGHKVRVSSFFNEKYLKRFYSKNNHHPLNVMGCYFRRLWVLLGAWRYDLIWIEKELFPFLPSYGEWILEKSGKGYVVDYDDAVFHNYDLHSSRLVRYWMGDKIDWVMRHSRQVLVGNAYLYARARAASAKNIQLLPTVIDPKKYSLKTYRINELVRVGWVGSPTTDKYLHRLIPVLEKLADRIELVIINRGDGIGFSGTQDLITWSEETEVAAIQSLDIGIMPLENDKWEQGKCAYKLIQYLACGVPVVASPVGMNTEVVRDGENGFLASDLAEWEGQLLRLIEDPALREEMGRKGFKRVSAEYTLDKNFQKMLGILGFEPK from the coding sequence GTGGCTAAACAAAAAATCCTCTTTCTCCCCAAATACCCCACACTCGGTGCTTCAAGCAGGTTGAGAACCTACCAGTTTCTGCCGCTTTGGGAACAGGAAGGACACAAGGTCAGGGTTTCCTCTTTTTTTAATGAGAAATACCTTAAGCGTTTTTATAGCAAAAATAACCATCATCCCCTGAATGTGATGGGCTGCTATTTCCGGAGGTTGTGGGTACTGCTTGGCGCATGGAGGTATGATCTGATCTGGATAGAAAAGGAGCTCTTTCCTTTCCTGCCTTCCTATGGGGAATGGATTCTGGAGAAGTCCGGGAAGGGCTATGTGGTGGATTATGATGATGCGGTATTCCATAATTATGACCTGCATTCAAGTCGGCTGGTGAGGTACTGGATGGGGGATAAGATAGATTGGGTCATGCGCCATAGCAGGCAGGTGCTGGTGGGCAACGCATACTTATATGCTAGGGCAAGGGCGGCCAGTGCCAAAAACATCCAGCTTCTTCCTACAGTAATTGATCCGAAGAAATACAGCCTGAAAACGTATCGCATAAATGAATTGGTTAGGGTGGGCTGGGTTGGCTCTCCTACTACGGATAAATATTTACATCGCCTGATTCCCGTGCTGGAGAAACTGGCAGACAGGATCGAGCTCGTCATTATCAACAGAGGGGATGGAATTGGATTCTCCGGAACCCAGGATCTGATCACTTGGTCTGAAGAAACCGAAGTGGCAGCTATACAGAGTTTGGATATTGGGATCATGCCTCTGGAGAATGATAAATGGGAGCAGGGGAAGTGCGCCTATAAACTTATACAATACCTTGCCTGTGGAGTTCCTGTAGTGGCCTCACCCGTAGGGATGAATACTGAAGTGGTAAGGGACGGGGAGAATGGTTTTTTGGCATCAGACCTGGCGGAATGGGAAGGACAGTTACTTCGCTTAATTGAAGACCCTGCTTTAAGGGAAGAAATGGGACGTAAGGGATTTAAGCGGGTAAGTGCGGAATATACCCTGGACAAAAATTTTCAGAAAATGCTGGGGATTTTGGGATTTGAGCCGAAGTGA
- a CDS encoding cation:proton antiporter: MLLLNIFETTLPLTNPVLKFLLILVIILFAPIILNKIKIPHLLGLIIAGALIGPNGINLMERDSSIILSGTAGLLYIMFLAGLEIDLADFKKNSKKSMVFGIYTFIIPMTLGTLAGLYILGFSVPSSVLLASMFASHTLIAYPLISKLGVAKNKAVNITVGGTLITDTLALLVLAVIVGMTTGEVNTAFWLRLTGSIIVFGLIVMLLFPIIGRWFFKRFEDNVSQYIFVLVMVFLGAVLAEMAGIEAIIGAFLAGLALNRLIPHTSPLMNRIEFVGNAIFIPFFLIGVGMLIDYRAFFKDFETIKVASVMIVVATSAKFLAAYITQKSFKFSIDERRLIFGLSNAQAAATLAAVLVGYNIIVGETETGEPIRLLSESILNGTVLMILFTCTHATFVAQKGAKNIALLDSTDTSIDEEENQERILIPISNLETTDELINLGVTVKSKKNKEGLYALSIVDNSSLDDSKHKQAKKILSKAAVTASATDTILHELLRYDLNLVNGITSVVQEHKITDLIVGLHISKGISDSFLGNLTEGILTKCNSTTLIYKPAQPFGTIKRHIIIVPENAEKEVGFPFWIIKVWNIARNSGAKLVFYASVETLKFIREIQSKHPIECQFEEFTDWDDFLILARNFHQDDNLIIVLSRKDKPSFHNYMTKIPSYLNKYFKATSYILIYPMQAGVTDNSQIDLKNPAITESLEKLDEIGKTIAKIFKRK, from the coding sequence ATGCTACTACTGAACATCTTTGAGACAACATTGCCTCTGACGAATCCCGTATTGAAATTCCTTTTGATATTGGTAATAATTCTGTTTGCCCCAATAATTCTTAATAAGATAAAAATCCCGCATCTGCTTGGGCTGATCATAGCGGGTGCGCTTATCGGGCCAAATGGGATTAATCTTATGGAAAGGGACAGTAGCATTATCCTTTCAGGTACGGCAGGACTTCTATACATTATGTTCCTTGCAGGTTTGGAAATTGACCTGGCTGACTTTAAGAAAAACAGCAAGAAGAGTATGGTCTTTGGGATTTATACCTTCATTATTCCTATGACATTGGGAACACTGGCGGGTCTGTATATTCTGGGTTTTTCAGTCCCTTCCTCTGTTTTGTTGGCGAGTATGTTCGCTTCCCATACGTTAATAGCCTACCCCTTAATCAGCAAACTGGGAGTGGCGAAGAATAAAGCCGTGAATATCACGGTAGGGGGGACTTTGATCACCGATACCCTAGCTCTTTTGGTTCTTGCAGTTATTGTAGGTATGACTACAGGAGAAGTGAATACCGCATTTTGGCTGAGATTGACTGGTTCAATTATCGTTTTTGGGCTGATCGTCATGTTGCTTTTTCCGATTATCGGCCGATGGTTTTTCAAGCGGTTTGAGGATAATGTCTCTCAATACATTTTTGTGTTGGTTATGGTCTTTTTGGGCGCAGTTCTGGCCGAGATGGCAGGTATTGAGGCTATTATAGGGGCTTTTTTGGCAGGTTTGGCCCTGAACCGTTTAATTCCGCATACATCTCCTTTAATGAACCGGATTGAATTTGTCGGGAATGCTATTTTTATCCCATTCTTTTTGATTGGTGTAGGAATGCTTATTGATTACCGGGCATTTTTCAAGGATTTTGAAACTATAAAAGTCGCATCAGTAATGATAGTGGTGGCAACATCGGCAAAATTTCTTGCGGCCTATATCACCCAAAAATCCTTTAAATTCTCAATCGATGAACGAAGATTGATTTTTGGTTTAAGCAATGCGCAAGCAGCCGCAACATTAGCAGCTGTATTAGTTGGGTACAACATCATCGTGGGAGAAACAGAAACGGGGGAGCCGATTCGCTTGCTCAGTGAAAGTATCTTGAACGGAACTGTCTTGATGATTCTTTTTACATGTACCCATGCTACGTTTGTGGCGCAAAAAGGTGCTAAAAACATAGCCTTACTGGATAGCACTGATACATCGATAGATGAGGAGGAAAACCAAGAAAGGATTTTGATCCCGATCAGCAACCTTGAGACCACCGATGAACTCATAAACCTCGGAGTTACTGTCAAGTCAAAGAAAAACAAAGAAGGTCTCTACGCGTTAAGTATCGTGGACAATAGTTCCCTGGACGATTCCAAGCATAAACAAGCCAAGAAAATTTTGAGCAAAGCGGCCGTTACTGCCTCAGCAACGGATACTATTCTCCATGAATTGCTTCGCTATGACCTCAATCTTGTTAACGGGATCACGAGCGTGGTGCAGGAGCATAAAATCACTGATTTAATTGTAGGCTTACATATAAGCAAAGGAATATCTGACTCATTCTTGGGGAATTTGACCGAGGGGATTTTGACAAAATGCAATTCAACGACATTGATTTACAAACCTGCGCAGCCTTTCGGAACAATAAAAAGGCACATAATTATCGTCCCCGAAAATGCGGAAAAGGAAGTAGGCTTTCCATTTTGGATTATTAAGGTTTGGAATATAGCCAGGAATTCAGGAGCCAAACTTGTTTTCTATGCATCAGTAGAAACGCTGAAATTCATACGGGAAATCCAGTCAAAGCACCCCATAGAATGCCAATTTGAAGAGTTTACTGATTGGGATGACTTTTTAATACTTGCAAGAAATTTTCATCAAGATGATAATCTGATAATCGTTTTAAGCAGAAAGGATAAGCCTTCTTTTCATAACTATATGACTAAAATCCCTTCCTATTTGAATAAGTACTTCAAAGCCACGAGTTACATTTTGATATATCCCATGCAGGCAGGAGTCACGGACAATTCTCAAATTGATCTGAAGAATCCTGCAATCACGGAATCGCTGGAGAAGCTTGATGAAATTGGGAAAACGATAGCAAAAATATTCAAGCGGAAATAA
- a CDS encoding class I SAM-dependent methyltransferase yields the protein MENKLKEEMKLIASQLKNPTGKEGLEMADQMHESNILMTQRTIDALRLRDSDRVLELGHGNAAHLAYLMDQAREIKYTGLEISETMQKAAKVKAEEFFQDRARFELYDGLAIPFKADSFDSVFTVNTIYFWADPTQLAAELYRVLVSEGTAAITFAHKSFMERLPFTAFGFTLYEKTDVLELMEFAGFSVVKSEDYVDQVRSKAGEEVSRPFSTVILKKK from the coding sequence ATGGAAAACAAGTTAAAAGAGGAAATGAAATTGATTGCCTCCCAACTTAAAAACCCTACAGGCAAGGAAGGATTGGAGATGGCCGATCAGATGCATGAAAGCAATATTTTGATGACCCAGCGTACGATAGATGCCCTCAGATTAAGAGATTCTGACAGGGTTTTGGAATTAGGTCACGGCAATGCGGCACATCTTGCTTATCTGATGGATCAAGCTAGAGAAATCAAGTACACGGGCCTGGAGATATCAGAGACTATGCAAAAAGCCGCAAAGGTAAAAGCTGAAGAGTTTTTCCAAGACAGGGCCCGTTTTGAACTTTATGATGGATTGGCAATACCTTTTAAAGCTGATTCATTTGATAGCGTGTTTACCGTGAACACGATCTACTTTTGGGCTGATCCTACTCAACTGGCTGCTGAACTCTATCGGGTCTTGGTATCTGAGGGTACCGCCGCCATCACCTTTGCCCACAAGAGTTTTATGGAAAGGCTGCCTTTTACAGCATTTGGATTTACGCTGTATGAAAAAACAGATGTGTTGGAGTTGATGGAGTTCGCAGGATTTTCAGTTGTAAAATCTGAAGACTATGTGGATCAGGTAAGGTCAAAAGCAGGAGAGGAGGTAAGCAGACCATTCAGCACTGTGATATTAAAGAAGAAATGA
- a CDS encoding helix-turn-helix domain-containing protein, whose protein sequence is MSSKIMGLPHNWYIGNQLYGTDKNVSMGKIKESSTNFENRQLLQDESTGIYAANLIGGQWTLFICCRLLNGKLRFSELKRKIPKITERMLTLQLRKLEENGIVVRTVYAEVPPRVEYELSGIGKELEPLMLQLEAWGAKHQEAMKNTKS, encoded by the coding sequence ATGAGTTCAAAAATAATGGGCCTACCTCATAATTGGTATATTGGCAACCAATTGTATGGTACCGACAAAAATGTAAGTATGGGAAAAATCAAGGAATCTTCAACAAATTTTGAAAACAGGCAACTTCTGCAAGATGAAAGCACAGGGATATATGCTGCCAATCTGATAGGAGGACAATGGACTCTTTTTATCTGCTGCCGACTTTTGAATGGGAAATTAAGGTTCAGCGAATTGAAAAGGAAAATCCCGAAAATAACGGAACGCATGCTCACCTTACAACTAAGGAAATTGGAAGAAAACGGCATAGTGGTAAGAACCGTTTATGCAGAGGTGCCGCCTCGAGTTGAATATGAACTTTCGGGGATTGGTAAGGAATTGGAACCATTAATGCTCCAACTAGAGGCCTGGGGAGCCAAGCATCAGGAAGCAATGAAAAACACAAAGTCCTAA